DNA sequence from the Oncorhynchus keta strain PuntledgeMale-10-30-2019 chromosome 1, Oket_V2, whole genome shotgun sequence genome:
AAATCCTCATTTATCTAAAAATGTCTCATTGGTGTTATCATCATTGGTGTTACTACTCCTAAATATATATAGTCATTAAGTCCGGGAAAGGGAGGGTTTGGTctgtagggatatccttgtctcattgtgcaCTAGCAACCCCTGTGGCGTTGCGTTGcggtgcacgctgaccaggtcgcttaggtgcacggtgtttcctctgacacattggtgtggctggcttccgggtggTATGCAACGCTGTCTTAAGAAGCAGAGcttgggttgggttgtgttttggaggacgcatggcctttgacctttgtctctcccgagcccgtacgggagttgtagcgatgagacaagactaacaattggggagaaaaagcgggtaaaaaaaaaacttgttatcttctaaaaaaacatttttttttataaacaaCTGGAACTTACTTTTTCTGTGATTGAAACAGCAGCAGATGCAACAGGACATTGAGAGCATCCAACCAGCAGCTACAGCCATTAGGACATGCTGATCACCTGAGGAAACACACAGTCAACCAGCAGCTACAGCCATTAGGACATGCTGATAACCTGAGGAAACATACAGTCAACCAGCAGCTACAGCCATTAGGACATGCTGATAACCTGAGGAAACACACAGTCAACCAGCAGCTACAGCCATTAGGACATGCTGATAACCTGAGGAAACACACAGTCAACCAGCAGCTACAGCCATTAGGACATGCTGATAACCTGAGGAAACACACAGTCAACCAGCAGCTACAGCCATTAGGACATGCTGATAACCTGAGGAAACACACAGTCAACCAGCAGCTACAGCCATTAGGACATGCTGATCACCTGAGGAAACACACAGTCAACCAGCAGCTACAGCCATTAGGACATGCTGATAACCTGAGGAAACACACAGTCAACCAGCAGCTACAGCCATTAGGACATGCTGATAACCTGAGGAAACATACAGTCAACCAGCAGCTACAGTCCAAGATGGAAATGACCCAGACACAACCCCTCTAAAGACCTGAGTCAGTCTCCCACCAGACAGGAACAAGCGGCTGTGCTGACAGCATGGAGCGTACCATTGTGTTGCAGTGTTGATAGATGCCCCCCTCCCACCTTTTGCTACAGTATATATGCAGTATTAAACAGTAATATCAAACTCCAAACAGCCTGCCTTGACTTGTATTATTGAGTTACTTTATTTGGACAGGGTCCAATGTACAGCAAAAAAAAAGTCTCAGTATTCTGAGAAGTGATGAGTTGCACAAGATTTAGCTAATTTCCATCAGCAGCCTCACTTCCTCTGAGACACCAGGAGTGTagctagcctagcctagcctagcacCATAACGTTGTTCTGTAACCCATAATACATGATGAGAGATGGTATCAGGGGATTTAATTACTTGCACAAACTGGCCGTTGTCCGCTCCAGACCCAGATCCTGCTCCAGATGTCATCGCCCCAGACTGCAGTCCAGACCCTGTCAGTGCCACAGCTGACTTCTGGGGATCCCAGCAGTAGGTTCCCCTTCTCACAGCTCAACCGACATGTAGAGTTGACAGTAAAGTTGACAGCAGAGCAGTTCACAAAGCCATCAGGTAGACATAAGGGGTCACATCCCTTAGCTTTAGGGGCAAAGAAAGGTTTCAGCACAACAGTGGGGTACAGTAGGGACCTGTCATAATGCCTGATGTGTAAATGAAGTACCACTCAGGAAATTGAGGAAGCAGATGTTGTAGCCATAGCGACCCTCATTAGAACAGGTCATAGGTTAAAGGAGAGGTGTGACACATGGTGTGAACAGAAGCTTCCAGATCCCCCCCTCACCTGTTTGGCAAAAGTGTCCCTCAAACccaggttcacacacacaggtaaAATTGTTGATGGTCTCCAAGCATCTCCCTTGTCCCATGCAGGATGTTTGGTTGCATTGGTCTGTGATATAAATATACATCATGTAATATATGTCACAATCTCAACACAGCTTTCATCAAATTATTTACTGGTGGCCTTTAAACAACTAAAACAATGGTTGAGTCCCTCACCTCTGTAGCATAGCGAGTATTTGAGATTTGAGCACTTGTCATCGTTCCACTTCCCATTATTCTCGCTGTTCCCTTTGTTGACGTACATCTCAACACACTCCTCACCCAGTTTGTTATTGGGTTCGTTGGGTGCCCAGGAAGAATTCCCAACCCACGTTCCGTTGGTTCCGACCCATGTCCAGTTTCCATTGATCTTCTTGATTCCGATCCAGTAATACGGAGACCCAGTTCTATCAGGCAAGATGTTGAGGAGGTAATTATTCTCTTCCTGGTTTTGGATGACTACCATGTCTGTGTGGTTGTTAATCCAACACCACTCTCTTGCCATGGTCCAGTTCATGGTATTTGTGGAGGCATGATATGTCCAGCCCGTGGCATGTCCTCCACACATACCGAGGACTATGATAAGCATCCACATCATTGTTACTACCTGTGGCTGTCTGAAGAAGGGTCCATGGACTGCCTGTGTTTGTCCATAAACAGTAAAAATCCCACACTGTGGTTATCGAGACATAATTctatctacaatacaacagtgaatgGTAAGGATGGCCAATTATAAGAGAGACCAAAGGAGAGCTCCCATCTCATACTTACCATGTGTCGGTCTCCTTCTCTGGCACTCAGACTGTGGTGTTGGGCTAACCTGGGTTTGGAATGGAGCTCAGTTTGGGTTTCAGAACAATTTGGCAAAGCCTCTTATATGGATTCCTATCTGCATTCAATGTATCACATGGAGTCCTTTTACCATTGATTCCCAAATTAACATAGAATACCCGGATGCTTGATCATTCACTAAATGTTTATTTTACATTACAGTGAATGGGGTATGATTCATGACTGACTGAATAATGACTGTTGGTAACAGTAAAACGTTCTGGGAAGTGCAAGGCATTCCAGGTAGAGTTTTGTTTTACTTGCCCCGGTTTCAGGAAATGAAAGATGAGATCTGTTTCTGTCCCCTCACGATGCTGACAGAGAGGTTAGCTAAAGATGAGATCTGTTTCTGTCCCCTCACGATGCTGACAGAGAGGTTAGCTAAAGATGAGATCTGTTTCTGTCCCCTCACGATGCTGACAGAGAGGTTAGCTAAAGATGAGATCTGTTTCTGTCCCCTCACGATGCTGACAGAGAGGTTAGCTAAAGATGAGATCTGTTTCTGTCCCCTCACGATGCTGACAGAGGTTAGCTAAAGATGAGATCTGTTTCAAAACAAAACATTtcttgcactataacggtgacaaatggtgcccacaaactgttagggcctctATAAAACTGTCCCAACTGCAGTCCCAaaatcttaccactgctacacctggctaccagtgagccttgtctggcagtgaaacagttcattcagcctcatttactgatTTTTAAAGAAACAGCTtttatggctgacttgcttaaacaaatatagtttctaatgacaattgagatgtacaaactatggcataagggaaggacaagcggataagaggcaatctctttaagacattaatgagtgagTTTGGACGGAAGTAGTCAATATagctatttgtttagcactttcgAAATGTACaacgacagaattcagaacatgggccgttttAAAGTATTCTCCATgcacaccaagtcagaaccgtaagATAAATAAACGGGTATATAAGGGTATATGAGGTATATAAGCAgactcctcttcgtctgaggaggagtagcaaggatcggaccaaaactcagtgtggtaagtgtccatattgatttATTCAAAAACAcaactgaacactggaacaaaataaTAAACGTGCATCAaagaaacagtcccgtgtggcaacaaacactgacacggaacacccacgaaaacacaggtggaaaaagactacctaagtatgattctcaatcagagacaactaacgacacctgcctctgattgagaaccatactaggccgaacacagaaaccaaacatagaaaaacaaacatagactgcccaccccaactcacgccctgaccatataaACAAAGACAAAagaaaggaactaaggtcagaacgtgacacagacaatgaaagctcttacaatattcaatgttttcatttctctaaaacaggttataggctacatggtcaccaccaagtcagaacagcaAATATAGGGGTAAATAAATGATTAGGGTGAGACACATGGGCTACTTTCTTAGCTACCGTACACTTAGCTACCAGCtaccctggcatattacatcatttatgcagcagcatacaacacatttttggactcaccttgttgtgctgtgttcacttgaacaggaaggtgacgCAGCGGTCCTTTTTtggggcaaattttgtcatcaatgTCTGGCATTCCCCCTGATTTATGTtactttcaaaacaactgggaactcggggaaaAAAACAAGGTCGAGATATGATAACGTCATTGATCTTCaagtcgtagctctagaaagaggccggatttacaattccgagtcggatgaccgttcaaaacgtattttcccagttggAGCTCGTTTATTCCCCACTTCCCAGTTGGAGCTCGTTTATTCCCCACTTCCCAGTTGGAGCTCGTTTATTCCCCacttcccagtcggagctcgtttatTCCCCACTTCCCAGTTGGAGCTCGTTTATTCCCCACTTCCCAGTTGGAGCTCGTTTATTCCCCACTTCCCAGTTGGAGCTCGTTTATTCCCCACTTCCCAGTTGGAGCTCGTTTATTCCCCACTTCCCAGTTGGAGCTCGTTTATTCCCCACTTCCCAGTTGGAGCTCGTTTATTCCCCACTTCCCAGTTGGAGCTCGTTTATTCCCCACTTCCCAGTTGGAGCTCGTTTATTCCCCACTTCCCAGTTGGAGCTCGTTTATTCCCCACTTCCCAGTTGGAGCTCGTTTATTCCCCACTTCCCAGTTGGAGCTCGTTTATTCCCCACTTCCCAGTTGGAGCTCGTTTATTCCCCACTTCCCAGTTGGAGCTCGTTTATTCCCcacttcccagttgtcttgaactcactgaagtcaaagTTTTCGCACttccgagttaacagttgttttgagcgcagcacaaatcatgcttcGTTGACAGCATggacaatgttgaatgtttatgattttaaacttggaaaagagccTCTTCATCCTAGACTCCaatgaatagcaggctagtgatggcTTTGcacaatgcttgcagttagccactgtcaGTCATTCCGTTCAAACCATTCATTGTTAAATTtgagatttccaacttgttgtccaatgtccaatggccgatgagcaccgatacgttttatctataatgtccccaatggtggaacaaacttccctcacgatgccaggacagcccaggagtcaatcaccaccttccggagacaccttcCCAGTTGGAAACCCCACTTCCCAGTTGGAGCTTCAAGGAATACCTTGGAGGATAGGGTAAGTTCCCAGTTGGAGGTTTATTCCCCACTTCCCAGTAAGCTAACTTCCCAGTTGGagctcacccccttctcccccttcccaacaagatttagatgcaactggctgttccactggttgtcagtAGGTGTTTGCACATggacaatgttgaatgtttatgattttaaacttggaaaaagAGCCTCTTCATGACTCCAATGAATAAGAGTGATGGCTTTGcacaatgcttgcagttagccaaaTTCCGA
Encoded proteins:
- the LOC118362317 gene encoding L-selectin-like; the encoded protein is MAVHGPFFRQPQVVTMMWMLIIVLGMCGGHATGWTYHASTNTMNWTMAREWCWINNHTDMVVIQNQEENNYLLNILPDRTGSPYYWIGIKKINGNWTWVGTNGTWVGNSSWAPNEPNNKLGEECVEMYVNKGNSENNGKWNDDKCSNLKYSLCYRDQCNQTSCMGQGRCLETINNFTCVCEPGFEGHFCQTAKGCDPLCLPDGFVNCSAVNFTVNSTCRLSCEKGNLLLGSPEVSCGTDRVWTAVWGDDIWSRIWVWSGQRPVCASDQHVLMAVAAGWMLSMSCCICCCFNHRKKKKHAQLREPDEGVTSSNETGDN